Proteins encoded within one genomic window of Humulus lupulus chromosome 1, drHumLupu1.1, whole genome shotgun sequence:
- the LOC133797683 gene encoding peptidyl-prolyl cis-trans isomerase CYP40, whose product MVRPRCFLDISIGGELEGRVVVELYEDVVPKTTENFRALCTGEKGIGPITGVPLHYKGVRFHRVIKGFMVQCGDISAGDGTGGESIYGLKFEDENFELKHERKGMLSMANSGPDTNGSQFFITTTRTSHLDGKHVVFGKVTKGMGVVRSIEHITIGEGDCPTAEAIIADCGEIPEGADDGICNFFNDGDTYPDWPADLDKSPNDLSWWMTAVETVKAFGNDSYKKQDFKMALKKYRKALRYLDICWEKDGIDEGRSSSLRKTKSQIFTNSSACKLKLGDLKGALLDTDFAMRDGDNNVKALFRQGQAYMALNDIDAAVESFKKAIDLEPNDAGIKKELAVAKKKIADRRDLERKAYSKMFQ is encoded by the exons ATGGTGAGGCCAAGGTGTTTTCTTGATATTAGTATCGGAGGAGAGCTCGAAGGGAGGGTAGTGGTCGAGCTTTATGAAGATGTGGTGCCCAAAACGACCGAGAATTTCAGGGCTCTTTGTACCGGAGAGAAGGGCATTGGTCCCATCACAGGTGTCCCACTCCACTACAAG GGAGTCCGTTTTCATAGAGTTATCAAGGGCTTTATGGTTCAATGTGGGGATATTTCAGCCGGAGATGGTACTGGGGGAGAATCTATCTATGGCTTGAAATTCGAAGATGAGAATTTTGAACTGAAACATGAAAGGAAAGGGATGTTGTCAATGGCTAATTCCGGTCCAGACACAAATGGCTCTCAATTTTTCATCACAACAACTCGCACATCTCATTTGGATGGAAAACATGTTGTATTTGGGAAGGTAACTAAAGGAATGGGGGTTGTTCGGTCAATTGAGCACATTACAATTGGTGAGGGTGATTGTCCAACTGCTGAGGCCATCATTGCAGACTGTGGAGAGATTCCCGAGGGGGCAGATGATGGAATATGTAATTTTTTCAATGATGGTGATACATATCCCGACTGGCCCGCTGATCTTGATAAGAGTCCTAATGACTTGTCTTGGTGGATGACTGCTGTTGAAACAGTGAAGGCCTTTGGTAATGACTCATACAAG AAACAAGACTTTAAGATGGCTCTTAAAAAGTACAGGAAGGCCTTGCGTTATCTGGATATATGTTGGGAGAAAGATGGCATTGATGAAG GGAGGAGTTCGTCTTTGAGAAAGACAAAGTCACAGATTTTTACAAACAGCTCT GCCTGTAAGCTGAAATTAGGAGATCTGAAAGGAGCACTGTTAGACACAGACTTTGCAATGCGTGATGGAGACAACAATGTGAAAGCTTTGTTCCGCCAGGGTCAG GCATACATGGCCCTCAATGACATTGATGCTGCAGTTGAAAGCTTCAAGAAGGCAATAGATTTGGAGCCAAATGACG CTGGAATAAAAAAAGAACTCGCTGTTGCTAAGAAGAAG ATTGCTGATCGGCGCGATCTGGAGAGAAAAGCATACAGCAAAATGTTTCAATAG